The Lucilia cuprina isolate Lc7/37 unplaced genomic scaffold, ASM2204524v1 Scaffold_8461, whole genome shotgun sequence DNA segment ATATAAGGATCCATAATAtatatggggtcggaaaattatattatagaaattaaaaacggaatgacaaacttatatatacccttctcacgaaggtgaagggtataaaaacaaaatacacaaggcgacctgtatcttgcgcacaaggtttacatcattggcggccaaacatgcccttgagggcaatgtgttattctcacttatacacacgcaatacaaatattttcagcaacaaaaaaaatatacacaaaacaaaaacaatttaattttgttgctctctttatgaaatgatacacagagaatattttcaaaagccatGCAAATTAATGtgtgaatactttttatagaaagatctattagacatgcatatgtataattatttatttttatttgttcaagcaaaaaatcgcttaaattgtaacgattaaacgatcgactgttaatcatttgaatacctattagatacatttaatacatacacaaactatatacatatatcaatacctatatatgtacatacatacatacatcaacacacttttacattaaaatgtaCATCAATGCATACTTTCATCAATagatacatacaacaatacatacattccttccgttattcatttatattactaataatatgaaacacaaatatgtacaaacatataatttttttcagtgcaaagcgcacatattttcatttatgtactcttttatattttgcactacaaccagtgttgccactttggttattaaccaaaattggttatttttattttccatgtgtacatgtgaattattttttcgtgttggttattttttgcaaacaattgaactaaatgctgtttgcttttattccaaaaataaaattaaaaaaatattcttttatctctagttttaaatcaattatgtaaatatacatatcgtcctgttttgaattttggtaatatttggattttatttttactattcgaaatttgtttattactgcaatttatacatctggttatacttatgtgcacaGAGGTATTTTTAGATATCTTAATTGGCtaggatttagcaaaagtacctatgagttttctacatattaaatgagttgattaaaatcataacaacaccataatattattttatttctaacacCGTGAATAATGAATCCTCTCTCTCCTTTTGGTGCATCAATGAagttaaaatcactttttgggtcAATTGAAACTAGTCtgtcctttttttaatatttctatttttaagtaaggaactcgcgatacttatatgaaaaaaaatttggtgggaatagtctacgtacttagtagattatgtcctccaaattaaatttaaaatttaaagtataattgcaacttctatacctatttgaaattttgaataaaaaaatactgttcTAATTTGTGAatttctaagataaatgatttaataagaataaataaagtatgTTCTGCTAATTGATGCAAGAATAGTatcacaatatttttaaagtattaatcaactgatatttttaagtaacacagcaaaggaaaatgaaattgtattgtatacaaaagttgtaataacatctaaactcgtacgacgaacaataatcgtgatatatgcaaagatttgatactcacgacctttgacttctactatctcaccatgacatttagttctttatttacattttctagatgatgttttatactagtttttattttaccgtcttaagttctatattttggtcaatttgtcggataatttggatagattacgtttacaaatatttttgaagttatgaatgtaatgctNNNNNNNNNNNNNNNNNNNNNNNNNNNNNNNNNNNNNNNNNNNNNNNNNNNNNNNNNNNNNNNNNNNNNNNNNNNNNNNNNNNNNNNNNNNNNNNNNNNNaacttcttattgaaatatattgaaactgcacataaaaataaagtggataaaactgatatatgtaaaattgaaaattttataaaatcagttgatataaaactgaagagttgTAATGTACAAAACTGAAACTCGATGTGTAAAAACACATTTCGAATAAACCTcaacaacaaatttagtttCCTAAAGAAGCCAAACAGTTTTGAGAGTTGAAAATTTAGTAGGGGGAGGACTGCGGGAGCCATTGAGTTGCTAGCAACAGTCGGGATGGGGTGGTTCGGTCCTTCCCTATCCAATTTCATGTTCCATTACAAATTTCTTTCTATAGACTCCCTATTTTGTATTGATTTTCAGATGTAAGGACcagacagactagactaaaataaaattctaccCCAAATCTAGccatgttgaaaaaaaaaagagaattaattTGCTGAAGTTTATCGATCTATTCTAATTTAGGTATCTCTACGATGTTGTTAGAAATACGGCTTCACTACCCTCACCATCCATTGTTTCTTGGGCCAAATTTTGAAGAAACCCCAAAGTTAAACTAATTAAAGTACACTAAACTACATGATCCGATGAAAGAAAACACCCTGATATTTCAGTTTAGCATTCCATAATtacaaatgttatttattaatcaacccatgaaaaaagtttataataatacaaagttttaagtttatgtAACAAGTTCTATTAACAAATTCTAATTCTGAAGttcattatattaaatttaattaagaataaaatattatgcGGTTCACAAatgattaaattaataattgaatatgaaaaaaacttatatatagattttggcaaaagataaagaaaaaaatttaactttgaaCTTTTTAAAGAGATGTTAACGAAAgagtttgaaaagaaaaaacatgtaaaaattcCTGTTACTAAGAAATTAACATCATTAAAAGTTGTTATGTACATAACATTACTCTCTAAAATGTTCTTTGTTGATTGTTGTGTCTTTAATAATGATAATGCAAgactgttaaataaaaaaaggttgTAAACGACATACCGCATCAAACCGATCTGATGAAGGCCTCCAACAAGTCTGCGTTGATGTGGATTCGATGAACTTGTATAAAAGTTGATTCTACATTTAGAATTGCTTTATATTGTTTAGATTGCCATTTAGATTAGTTTAGGTTTGGGATAGTTAATTGTGTGTTAGTGATTTAGATACATATAGGGTTTTcgaataagttaattttgagcaaaatttcctttaacgtAATTTCAGCtagatttttaatgtttagttttatttttttcgtgatATTGCgttagttttttatgttttaaaacatcttcaaaattgtttaaaaaaatggtaaagatgaattacattttgtatgtttcaCTATGCAAACAATAATTATGTGCTCAATTTaggcttttaaattcattttgtttataatgttattttattcttttagcAAATTATTATGATTAGGAAACAATTTTGAAGATCATAGTTACATGATATATTTAGATTAAGTTAATTTCAGAAATAATCTGTGATATTAGttaagtaatttaatttttaaaatccttttatcATAGTATTTTAGTTCGTATAATTTTAGCTTAATTATTTAACGAATTGTAGTTTCCTTTTTTATTGACTTTTTGGGATAATTTTAGATTACTATCAGTTTGGTTAATGAGGATGTTAGAATTTACTTGTGACTGTGATAATTTTCAACTTTTGCTAATTAGTTTTATGTTATATTGgtgttattttagaattttacatattttagattagatttttagttaaaattttggcAAATCTAGAtggttaaatagtttttttagctTGATGTCAGGATTCAAATTGAAGAAAATTCTTTTCGCCCGTTGGTTCTATTTGGCTTTTAATAAACCACATGGAAACTTGTGGAATATGAACTTTTCCAATTCTATATTCCGAATACTGCGTTTTAATAGGTTTAATCTAATGCCAAATAATAATTCACATTAGTATATGTAATTATATTAATGATTTACATAATTACCCAAAATTGTATGGATGTAAAATGTAGACTCTTTGCCATTGTGCTACAAGGCACGTTATGTAACCTTGAACTTGACACAGGTCTTGAATAGTTGGTCGTCTTGCCGTTTTgggaataattttattaaaaattactaaaacttgCTGATATTCACTGATTATCCAAATGTACGATAATAAAATAATcagatttattttgtaaaattgtgtaAATCGTTTATCACTTTCTAAGGCTTGATTAAAAGCACCCTTACGTTTTACCACTTTGAGGTCCAAAAAGCAAAAGAACGTGGTTTAttcgattttctttaaaatcattttttggcgtctagaattttcttaaatgcggtaaaataatgtataaaagaatgaaaaataaaactgttgcATGTAAATAGTATTAAATTCTTACTAAGTAGCACTTTTTGTTATTAGCGTTTAAAATcgctaaaaaaattaattatcattaaaaagaattttagtaATATTAAACATCATAAGAATTTTGCCACTACTTTAACTCAcgaacattatattttttaaaattttgaatttatttgcaatttaaacttaatttccttataaaaataaagtttgatTTATGTCAGCCAAACATTTAAGCAAATTGTCTTTATGTCATGACATATCATTAAGCAACCTGCATGATAATGCAGTGCATCTGTAAGCAAACATACCCTATCAGATGAATAAAGCGTATGAAGATAAAAAtggaaacaaaagaaaaatccaCAGCTTAAACATATGTACAAAGgaacaaaacaaattgaattaCTTAAAGCTggattttactaaaataattaaatcaaagcaacaaaatatttgggcaatttttataattcagcaaaaaaaaaaaaaaaaaaacaaatactatgTTAAGGTAagtgacgtttttttttttttggttttaaatgaatGATCATTTGTTAAGTCGATTTTCATTGTCTTTCCCAGCAAACAAAATTACTAAGAACTAACATGACATTCTTGGATTCGCCGGTGACGTATTTTTAAGCAGTTTTTTAGTGTTAGTGGAAAttgttcaatataataaacataaatgttgTTATTTAGTTGAGAAATactaacataaaaaacaaaatattactaTAGGTGTATTCTGCATTGTtaccaataaaaaacattttttttcaaaactagagatgtttgtttttttaaaacgaCCACTacagagtgttcggtattccattgctaaatttcgatcgaaattttctgattggctggatgaatgtgtagaagttgctatttgcgtatcaactgttggtgctccctgtaagcagtatgaggatttgagctcaaaatcaaaGAGGAAAAAGTTATCAACTTCattagaaaccttatctaacgaagaagtttcggacacttttaaagcaatgttaagaaaagaaaaacagcctttggatgccataaaaattgcaaatattcttccaaccgcatcaccaagacgactgaaaagaattgtaaagagtatacccacgccatcatctgatacaacgttcactgaggaagaagctattgcgcttatgttgcagctgggattaagtcgtgataactacataacgttaagaaaggcgctatctgaaaaagtagtggatgttttaccatcatatgacaaaaaaaatgaaaaggagaaaagcattataccacctcctattgaaataactgatcggaaggctgttattagactcggcgctctactcgaaaatactgctttaaggattgcttctgacttttcttcagaccaactaaaaaaataaattcttgtgatattcaactcatttgtaagtggggatgtgatggattatcagcactctcggaatataaacaaatcaacacaagtgaatcatcttccgagtataaaagtgtatttatggcatcgctagttccattaagaattcgaaagtatgctgacagcgattctccatcaaccagtttcgatgatatttggaagaattcgactccaggatccaaagctttttgtaggccaataagctttgagtatataaaggaatccaaaacaacaacgcaagatttgataaatcgtattgaagcagaaattaaaaacttggaacctataacaatcgaaatagaaaattattcgtttaacatgtcctatgatttaaaacttacaatgattgatgggaaagttggaaatgccattacaggaacatcatctacttggtactgctacatatgtagTGATAagaaatcagaattttcgaatatttccaagcaaaggtcaataaatgaggaaacattataatttaaaatatcccCCCTatatgctcgcatacgatttctggaacattttctacatttagcatatgatttaaagtacagaagcataccggaaaatgcaaacatatGTGCAAATAACAacaaggagttaatggaaatgagagccagtgagaaaagaagaattcaagaggaatttaaaaagcggatgggattaaatattgataaaccactcacaggatatggaagcacaaacgatggtaataccgctagacgtttttttaaacattttgaaactacttccgaaataaccgcaATTAATATGGAACTTGACACAGGTCTTGAATAGTTGGTCGTCTTGCCGTTTTgggaataattttattaaaaattactaaaatttgcCGATTCACTGATTATCCAAATGTACGATAATAAAATAATcagatttattttgtaaaattgtgtaAATCGTTTATCACTTTCTAAGGCTTGATTAAAAGCACCCTTACGTTTTACCACTTCGAGGTCCAAAAAGCACCCTTACGTTTTACCACTTTGAGGTCCAAAAAGCAAAAGAGCGTGGTTTAttcgattttctttaaaatcatttttaggcGTCTAGAATTTTCTTAAATGCGGTAAAATAATGTATAgaagaatgaaaaataaaactgttgcATGTAAATAGTATTAAATTCTTACTAAGTAGCAATTTTTGTTATTAGCGTTTAAAATcgctaaaaaaattaattatcattaaaaagaattttagtaATATTAAACATCATAAGAATTTTGCCACTACTTTAACTCacgaacattatttttttttaaattttgaatttatttgcaatttaaaaagcatttaaactaaacttaatttccttataaaaataaagtttgatTTATGTCAGCCAAACATTTAAGCAAATTGTCTTTATGTCATGACATATCATTAAGCAACCTGCATGATAATGCAGTGCATCTGTAAGCAAACATACCCTATCAGATGAATAAAGCGTATGAAGATAAAAATGGAAACAAAGgaacaaaacaaattgaattatttaaagctggattttactaaaataataattaaatcaaagcaacaaaatatttgggcaatttttataattcagcaaaaaaaaaacaaatactatatTAAGGTAAGTAAGTTAGGTCGATTTTCATTGTCTTTCCCAGCAAACAAAATTACTAAGAACTAACATGACATTCTTGGATTCACCGGTAAcgtatttttaaacagtttttagtGTTAGTGGAAAttgttcaatataataaacataaatattgttaTAGGCTTGAGAAATactaacataaaaacaaaatattactaTAGGTGTATTCTGCATTGTTACCAataaaaaaccatttttttcaaaactagagatgtttgtttttttaaaacgtCCACTATAAAACCAAGCAATTTTAGAGCAATGCGAAGTAAAATTGACTGGAAAAAGGGAGTTTAAGGTCTTATGTCCTTACCATGATAGGTTCCTATTAATTTACCTTGTAAATCTTCAAGAATGTAGTAATTGTTTCCGACTTTTTCCCTAattattgcttttataaacTGAGGTGATAATTTAGCGTTAAAACGCTTTTCAAAATTGCTTTGGGCAAAATTTCTTCGAAATATTTCTTGTCCTACTTGATAAGTTTGAGGTCGATCGAAGATTGTACTGGTGAGTATTCCGGTCATAGGCTTGTTTAATGGATTTCCGGATATTCTCCCGTACCATTTGAAGACCATCTTCGTGAGCAATATTAGCTGAAGGTTCACCAAGTAGTTGTAATTGTCGTAGTAGGTTGTATAAAGTAGCATGCGTAACCATATTAAATCCAAATAAAGCGTAAAACGGAGAACTATTTATAAACTGGTGGTAGGAATTTCGAAGGGCACAACTGATCTCACTGAGCTTGTCGTCCCAAAGACGATGATCTGTTTTCAAATAAGCTCTAATTCCAGCGATAAGAGATCGGTTCACACGTTCCGACGCGTTGGATTGGGGTGAGTATAACGCCGTGTATATATGATTGATTCCATGTGTAGTTAAAAATGCGTTGAACTCGTTGGCTCGAAATTGGCTTACGTTATCGCTGATTATATGCTCTGGTACCCCATATACgtggaaaatatgtttttgaagaAATTCTTGTATTAGATTCGAAGTAAACTTCCTCAAGGGACAAAGCCAATGAAATTTGCTGAAGTGGTCTAACACGATTAAGAGGCCTATGTAACCGGATTTGCTGCGTGGGTATGGGCCTAGAAGATCTAAGTAAAGGCGCTGGAATGGTCGAATTGATACGCTTTAATTACCCATCGGAGGCTTCATCACAAAGTTGGGGGCTTTGATGGTTTCTCCGCAAGAGTTCCAGGGTTTTTATCATTCCACCATGGGTTGTTACTGGCGTATCGTGCGCTCTTGATATGGTGCTTTTTCGTAATCCAATAGTACCCATAGTTTCCAACACATTTGCTCCTGAATCTCGTTGCCATTATAGTGATCTGTTCGAAAATAAAGGAATTTATCTATAATCTTAATATCAGGATATTTCGCTGAGTTTTcgttatatttcttttttaaatttaaatattcttcatCAGCAAAATGCGAGGATTCAAGATCGACTTCTGGTTCAACGATTTCCAAAGCAGCAATATCGTTTACTGGAATTCGAGACAATGCATCGGGGACTACATTATCTTTGCCCTTACGATGGCTAATTGAAAAATTGTAGGACTGCAACTTAAAAACCCACCTCGCAAGTCGGCCACTAAGGTCTGATTGTCGCATCAACCACAGTAAGCTGGAGTGGTCTGTGATCACCTCGAACTCCTGCATTTCCAAGTAACACCGGAATCTTTTGATCGCTTCCATAGCAGCCAAACATTCCCTCTCTTTGACGCTGTAATTTCGCAGCGCTGAATTTAACTTTTTACTCATGTATGCAATTGGACGTTCTTGGCCTTGGTCGTCCAATTGCACCAGAACTGCACCTATACCGAAATCACTAGCATCACAGTGAAGGAAGAATTTCTTTCGGAAGTCCGGGTTTGTCAAAACAGGAGCCGAGGTGAGCAAGATTTTAACGTTTTCAAATGctttctgagtggacacataggattacgtgcacatctatacaaaattggacgtgcggattcagatgaatgtagagcatgtggagaggacagtgaaactctggagcactttctttgccactgtcaggcattcgtcgaagttagatccaagtattttggaagtgatgttattccgNNNNNNNNNNNNNNNNNNNNNNNNNNNNNNNNNNNNNNNNNNNNNNNNNNNNNNNNNNNNNNNNNNNNNNNNNNNNNNNNNNNNNNNNNNNNNNNNNNNNGTCTATATATCAAAATTATTGTCTATATAAtgcgattttttctattttttttactttcttggTTTTAATCAAGCACGATCACATTTCCTCTTAATACAAATGAATTTTGTAGTATCTATATCTTTTCTGTCTTTACTACAATGAAATATTCTaactaataaaacattttgataaTTTCCGTTTTCAAATTACTCGTTAagataaacatataaataacattgataagttttatatattatttttctcacAATTAATTGAACggaaaaatatttccttatcTAACTTAAACggattgtgttattttttttattgagaaaTCTGGTTTGTTATTTTGCATATAAGATATTGAAATAATATCATATATAACAATATCAAAATctccaatataaatattatttttacaagtttttcataattccctatagttttcaaaataaacttgtttgtttggtttttacTAAACTATTTCgaagtaaatttaatttgaaatttttttctcatcGACTAAATTTTTAcaagagttttttttagttatttttgtacaaaatgtcATTGGACAGAACCCCTCTTCCACCAACCATTCCACCACCATTGCCTCTGGCTCCAATTTATATTGAGCCATAAGTTTGCCATGTGTGTAACGAAACGATGGTTGAAGGAGATGATTGTTTGATAATCCACGAATGTTCGCACGCTTTCCACCGATCATGTATTGAGTCACATCTGTCTACTAGTTCTGAGTGTCCGGTATGCAAACGTGCATGTCGACTTTGTGACTTAAGCAGATTGGTTATAAATACTAATGCTTCGACATTTAGACCAACAGTTAAGAAAAAAGGTAGAGGTGCAATGGCACGTACTTATAATACTCGCTCTAGTTCAAATCGTAACCTTTTCCAAGAATCTGATCCTTCTAATGCGGCAGAGACAAGTATGCCTCACGCAAATGAACCAGAGAATACACAGCGAGGTACAAATGAGATTTTACTTGACATAACCAGACCAAATGATAACATTTCAAATTCCCCATATCAAAACACAGAACCAATAATATTGACACCACCTAATAATAATCCGTCTGGTATTGACTATGAGCAAATTAATCGTTTAATTGAATCAAATATTACAAAGCTCTTACAAAACATGAATCTTTTACAACCAGTTGGTAACAACAATAACCAAAATAACAATCATTCGAATACTCATCAAAACGTTTATGGTTCCCAACGTCCAAATAATCAGACAAATGTCAACAATCCCTATTTTTATCTCCTGTTGCTATTTCCAATTATAATTGgagagatttctcgtcttgctctcatcagggtcaccccatagaatcttcgtggttctacccactgtttcattattccaagaggccttatgggtttCTCTCACCCATACTTNNNNNNNNNNNNNNNNNNNNNNNNNNNNNNNNNNNNNNNNNNNNNNNNNNNNNNNNNNNNNNNNNNNNNNNNNNNNNNNNNNNNNNNNNNNNNNNNNNNNtattgataaaccactcacaggatatggaagcacaaacgatggtaataccgctagacgtttttttaaacattttgaaactacttccgaaataaccgcaattaatatggatttactgcaaaaggtcaatattattctattgGCGATAactagcaagcataaagtgaacgcaacaaaattttgagagtattctacaaaagtttctaaattacttttggaattatatccctggaaagaaatgacacctacagttcacaagatattatgtcatggaaaggtcatcatagatcataatattctgcctttaggagagcttacagaagaaccccaagaatcgaggaatagagaatttaagcatattcatcagtttagctcaaggaagtgttctaggcagtctcaaaatgaagatatttttaatagtctgattctatcttctgatcctgttttatctactataaggaaacgttggatttgctacaaaacgttagcatttgaaaatattcatgaataaagataaagaataaaagattaatcgtaaaaagtggctgtaaaaattcataaaaatttaggtagtaaaacatgcctaacaaatgtatggatgaaaataatagtactatgTAAATTCtgtaaaagatgttgagttttccctaattaacattaggtaggcatgttatatatcaatggaaaggaaattttgtctatttttcaaaactgtatataatttttgaaaaaatttcgaattttcttattagaaatcccggaattcccaaaaaagttttaaaacccccaaaaatgggattttgttttttttttgcctattatatccataccaggggatGGGTTATCGAAGCCCgctacaaaatgattaagaacatattgagtcatataaaacaggtcactataatttgatatcgactatgcgatttgagaatttttgctcaaaattgaattttccataaaaaatagggtttttttggatggacctggtcccctcggtatgaaaaatttttaggttttgtttcatttatcgtattttatgtaaagtcagctatccaaaaagtataaattatatatacatcttcttagaaactttttagataacttaaaaagaa contains these protein-coding regions:
- the LOC111689490 gene encoding putative uncharacterized protein DDB_G0286901, which translates into the protein MARTYNTRSSSNRNLFQESDPSNAAETSMPHANEPENTQRGTNEILLDITRPNDNISNSPYQNTEPIILTPPNNNPSGIDYEQINRLIESNITKLLQNMNLLQPVGNNNNQNNNHSNTHQNVYGSQRPNNQTN